A single genomic interval of Mycolicibacterium sp. MU0053 harbors:
- a CDS encoding acetyl-CoA acetyltransferase → MGSPGIRDRVAIVGMGCTPFGEHWNKSVDDLLIDSINEACSSSGIDLGDIDAYWLGTMLSGFGGTTLSVPLKLAYKPVTRVENFCATGSEAFRNACYAVASGAYDLVMATGVEKLKDSGYSGLAYANRPDDGTEEAISAPAVFSYLEPAYAEKYSVPRDVMKDVMTHIAWKNHQNGAKNPRAQFQTSVTKETISAAPLIAGSLGIFDCSGVSDGGAAAILCRAEDAHRYTDRPLYVKGVALAAGSGEGVLSPSYDYTTFDEVTRAAADAYQQAGIRDPRAELAMAEVHDCFTPTELVLMEDLGFAPRGQGWKEVLAGTFDLDGPLPVNPDGGLKSFGHPIGASGLRMLFECWLQLRGEAGARQIETDRTRALTHNLGGRPGRCVSFVGVVGSELDE, encoded by the coding sequence ATGGGTTCCCCAGGAATTCGCGACCGGGTGGCGATTGTCGGAATGGGCTGTACTCCATTCGGCGAGCACTGGAACAAGAGCGTAGATGATTTGCTGATCGACTCGATCAACGAGGCATGTTCCTCGAGCGGGATCGACCTCGGGGACATCGATGCCTACTGGCTGGGGACGATGCTGTCGGGGTTCGGGGGAACGACCCTGTCGGTACCGCTCAAGCTGGCCTACAAGCCCGTGACCCGGGTGGAGAATTTTTGTGCCACCGGCTCCGAAGCATTCCGCAATGCCTGCTACGCCGTGGCTTCGGGCGCATACGACTTGGTGATGGCCACGGGTGTCGAGAAACTCAAGGACTCAGGATATTCGGGTTTGGCGTACGCAAACCGCCCCGACGACGGTACTGAAGAAGCGATCTCGGCTCCCGCGGTGTTTTCCTACCTCGAGCCGGCCTACGCCGAGAAATACTCGGTTCCCCGTGACGTGATGAAGGACGTCATGACCCATATCGCGTGGAAGAACCATCAGAACGGTGCGAAAAACCCGCGCGCGCAGTTCCAAACCAGTGTGACCAAGGAGACCATAAGTGCCGCACCGCTCATCGCGGGCTCCCTGGGCATCTTCGACTGCTCCGGTGTCTCCGACGGAGGAGCTGCGGCAATCTTGTGCCGCGCTGAGGACGCACACCGATACACCGATCGCCCCTTGTATGTCAAAGGGGTCGCCCTCGCGGCCGGCTCAGGCGAAGGGGTGTTGTCGCCGTCGTATGACTACACGACGTTCGATGAGGTCACCCGTGCGGCCGCGGATGCCTACCAGCAGGCGGGTATTCGGGACCCACGTGCGGAACTGGCGATGGCCGAAGTGCACGACTGCTTCACGCCGACCGAACTGGTGCTGATGGAAGACCTCGGATTCGCGCCGCGCGGGCAGGGATGGAAAGAGGTACTCGCGGGCACGTTCGACCTCGATGGACCGTTGCCGGTCAATCCGGACGGCGGACTGAAATCCTTCGGGCACCCGATCGGCGCGTCCGGCCTGCGAATGCTCTTCGAGTGCTGGCTGCAACTGCGCGGCGAAGCGGGGGCTCGGCAGATAGAGACCGACAGGACCCGCGCGCTGACGCACAACCTCGGTGGGCGGCCCGGACGCTGCGTGAGTTTCGTCGGCGTGGTCGGCAGCGAACTCGATGAATGA
- a CDS encoding enoyl-CoA hydratase/isomerase family protein, giving the protein MERVASDVVLLTLNVHERRNAMTAELSEAWTEAIATLSQDRSVRAVVVTGAGTAFCAGGDFDWLESTIQSHGSVSELRSTMSCFYQGWLSIRELAIPSIAAVNGPAIGAGLCLALACDLRIASPTAKFSAPFTSLGVHPGMAATWLLPEAVGMPRARDMFLTGRELSAEEAVGWGLASAVADDVVTRAVEVAKSIAANDGLSVELTKSALAQPHRSLAEGLNWEGFAQPMTMMQGVNARQNGAASRPGE; this is encoded by the coding sequence ATGGAACGTGTCGCCTCTGATGTCGTGTTACTGACGCTCAACGTGCACGAACGCCGCAATGCGATGACGGCCGAGCTGAGCGAGGCGTGGACTGAGGCTATAGCAACGCTGAGCCAGGATCGCTCGGTTCGCGCGGTGGTCGTCACGGGCGCCGGAACGGCGTTCTGCGCCGGAGGTGACTTCGACTGGCTCGAATCGACCATTCAATCCCATGGTTCGGTAAGCGAGCTTCGGTCGACAATGAGCTGCTTCTATCAGGGCTGGCTCTCCATCCGAGAGTTGGCGATCCCGTCGATAGCAGCCGTCAACGGGCCGGCGATCGGAGCCGGTCTGTGTCTCGCTCTGGCATGTGACTTGCGGATTGCGAGTCCCACAGCGAAGTTCTCGGCACCGTTCACCTCACTCGGTGTGCATCCGGGCATGGCGGCAACCTGGCTGCTGCCGGAAGCCGTTGGGATGCCACGCGCCCGGGACATGTTCTTGACCGGGCGTGAACTATCCGCCGAGGAAGCCGTCGGGTGGGGTCTGGCCTCGGCTGTGGCTGACGACGTCGTCACCCGAGCAGTTGAGGTTGCCAAGTCCATCGCCGCAAATGACGGGCTGTCGGTCGAGCTCACCAAATCGGCGCTCGCTCAACCGCATCGATCGCTTGCTGAGGGATTGAATTGGGAAGGTTTCGCACAACCGATGACGATGATGCAGGGCGTCAACGCACGTCAGAACGGGGCCGCGAGCCGGCCCGGCGAATAA
- a CDS encoding carboxylesterase/lipase family protein translates to MVEAQTTTGWVRGFVRDGIATFRGVPYAAAPTAELRFCPPQPADPWTGVRDATAQAAACPQPALPRLFDKLDPADPTAKFVERYDEDCLTVNVFTPAVDSAARPVMVWLHGGWFSVGSGNEPCYDGSNLCRMGDVVVVTVNHRLGALGFLSLAGCGDDRFESSANHGLLDIVEALKWVRDNIAQFGGDPARVTVFGESGGAAKISMLLGVDQARGLFHRAIVQSGPMLRAVEIERANAAAAALFTELGITSIQELRELPVAAIIDAQNTVLGGPLGGLYGDGPQMAATIDGRIIEQHPFDPAASPPSHGVALLIGSCRDEASMMVATVPGIDSMEPERQVKLLTDNVFGHALDDLVERYAATRPEASVAERFLAAVTDQIRIGGITMAERAVAAGGQAHMYRVDHVPSVYGGKLGAPHTIDVGFAFANTDADAGVTSPNRGLYQDRDVSRLTEEISGAWIAFARNGHPGHAGLQEWPSYRPERRSTMIFGPQSGIVDDPESEEREIWRGRDGGM, encoded by the coding sequence ATGGTGGAAGCCCAGACAACGACCGGTTGGGTCCGCGGCTTCGTCCGCGACGGGATCGCGACTTTCAGGGGTGTGCCCTACGCTGCTGCGCCGACAGCTGAGCTGCGCTTCTGCCCGCCGCAGCCTGCCGATCCGTGGACGGGGGTGCGCGACGCGACCGCCCAAGCCGCCGCGTGCCCGCAGCCCGCGCTTCCGCGGTTGTTCGACAAGCTCGACCCCGCTGACCCAACGGCCAAATTCGTCGAGAGGTACGACGAGGACTGCCTGACGGTCAATGTCTTTACGCCTGCGGTGGATTCAGCTGCCCGCCCGGTCATGGTCTGGCTGCATGGCGGGTGGTTCTCGGTCGGATCGGGCAATGAGCCGTGCTACGACGGTAGCAACCTGTGCCGGATGGGCGATGTTGTCGTTGTCACGGTCAATCATCGCCTCGGGGCATTGGGCTTTCTTTCGCTGGCCGGTTGCGGTGACGACCGCTTTGAATCGTCAGCCAATCACGGGCTGCTCGATATCGTCGAAGCGCTCAAGTGGGTCCGCGACAACATCGCTCAGTTCGGCGGAGATCCCGCCCGCGTCACGGTATTCGGCGAGTCCGGTGGTGCCGCGAAGATCAGCATGCTGCTCGGTGTCGACCAGGCGCGCGGGCTGTTCCATCGGGCGATCGTGCAGAGTGGGCCGATGCTGCGTGCAGTCGAGATCGAGCGCGCCAACGCCGCAGCAGCGGCGCTTTTCACTGAGCTGGGGATCACCTCCATCCAGGAACTGCGTGAGCTACCGGTAGCTGCGATCATCGACGCCCAAAACACCGTCCTGGGTGGTCCGCTGGGCGGTCTGTATGGCGATGGGCCCCAGATGGCGGCGACGATCGATGGCCGCATCATCGAACAACATCCGTTTGACCCCGCCGCTTCGCCGCCATCCCATGGTGTTGCGCTGTTGATCGGATCGTGTCGCGACGAAGCCAGCATGATGGTTGCCACCGTGCCCGGTATCGATTCGATGGAGCCGGAGCGGCAGGTAAAGCTGTTAACCGACAACGTGTTCGGACATGCGCTTGACGATCTGGTGGAAAGGTATGCGGCGACGAGGCCGGAGGCATCAGTGGCTGAGCGCTTCCTGGCTGCGGTCACCGACCAGATCCGGATCGGCGGAATCACGATGGCCGAACGAGCCGTCGCAGCCGGCGGGCAGGCACACATGTACCGTGTCGATCACGTGCCCTCGGTGTACGGGGGCAAACTCGGTGCGCCGCACACGATCGACGTAGGTTTCGCGTTTGCCAACACCGACGCAGACGCGGGTGTCACCTCACCGAATCGTGGTCTCTACCAGGATCGGGATGTCTCGCGTCTGACCGAAGAGATAAGCGGCGCGTGGATTGCATTCGCCCGCAACGGCCATCCCGGCCACGCCGGGCTGCAGGAGTGGCCCAGCTATCGTCCCGAGCGCCGCTCAACCATGATCTTCGGACCACAGTCGGGAATTGTCGACGACCCTGAGTCCGAGGAACGCGAGATCTGGCGTGGCCGGGACGGGGGAATGTAG
- a CDS encoding helix-turn-helix transcriptional regulator, with translation MPGEVLLALADHIANPAVSTIVMADFPAALLLDRFREVSEQLWHSSKTLIVRRQNTHPDASNYSETPVYIEPLTERERQVLSMAAQGASAREIGQRLFISERTVESHVSNGYRKLGIRSRVELVRRALEFGL, from the coding sequence ATGCCAGGCGAGGTCCTGCTCGCGTTGGCCGACCACATCGCGAACCCCGCCGTGTCGACCATCGTGATGGCCGACTTTCCCGCCGCACTGCTTCTCGATCGATTTCGTGAGGTCAGCGAACAACTCTGGCATTCGTCGAAGACCCTGATCGTGCGCCGGCAGAACACCCACCCGGACGCCTCGAACTACTCGGAGACACCGGTATACATCGAGCCGCTGACCGAGCGGGAACGCCAAGTGTTGTCGATGGCAGCTCAAGGTGCCTCCGCCCGCGAGATCGGCCAACGGCTGTTCATCAGTGAACGCACTGTGGAATCCCATGTCAGCAACGGCTACCGAAAACTCGGCATCCGCTCACGCGTCGAACTTGTCAGGCGCGCACTCGAATTCGGCTTGTGA
- a CDS encoding TetR/AcrR family transcriptional regulator: MENGADERESQVRRRMLTVAGEMFERRGLRRTTMDDIAEAAGVARKTVYNYFESKPKLLGEVIAEASASAASAALESLDMTVPAEDLIVDAAMALLHQARTSHYFEMLLRPDALAITAKTVEQSERIARVERGYWAPILEPLRDAGRLRVTDIDEVVEWLTFIHVVFLTRPATFEGDPEETRRMLRTYLVPALLN, translated from the coding sequence ATGGAAAATGGCGCCGATGAGCGCGAGTCCCAGGTGCGTCGGCGAATGCTGACCGTGGCCGGAGAGATGTTCGAGCGGCGCGGGCTGCGTCGCACCACGATGGACGATATCGCCGAGGCTGCCGGAGTTGCGCGCAAGACCGTCTACAACTATTTCGAGAGCAAACCCAAGCTTCTCGGTGAGGTCATCGCAGAGGCGAGTGCAAGCGCCGCGTCCGCCGCGCTCGAGTCCTTGGACATGACCGTGCCTGCCGAGGACCTGATCGTCGATGCGGCGATGGCACTCCTACACCAGGCCCGCACCAGCCACTACTTCGAGATGCTGCTGCGACCCGACGCATTGGCGATCACCGCAAAGACCGTCGAACAGTCCGAACGGATCGCACGGGTGGAACGCGGTTACTGGGCGCCGATCCTGGAGCCGTTGCGGGATGCCGGACGACTGCGCGTCACCGATATCGATGAGGTCGTCGAATGGCTGACGTTCATACACGTGGTGTTCCTCACCCGCCCGGCGACGTTTGAGGGTGACCCCGAGGAAACCCGCCGGATGTTGCGCACTTACCTTGTGCCGGCGCTTCTCAACTGA
- a CDS encoding OB-fold domain-containing protein produces the protein MSALVGYGTYLPYWRLDAASIREVLGSSGGKGTRAVAAYDEDATTMGVEAARDALAHAPEGFVPEALYFVTTSPAYVDKTNAAAIHAALGLPQHVPAYDFGGATRSISGVMDLVQASSLPALVVASELRTGLPGSADEATGGDGAACFLFGESNEALVEVLASASATEEFLDRWRVPGQDASRLWEDRFGESAYQPLGRAAFTDALKKAGLSVADVDHLVVTGLHTRAVRAFTKWSGVRPEARSDDLVPRIGNTGSAAPGISLAHILDTAEPGAVIVSVALADGADVVVMRATEQAVSARAQHRRTVRQLIDGEHGQLNYGSFLTWRGRLDREPPRRPNPPSPAAGPSLRRRDWKFGLTASRCENCDTRHLPAARVCVQCRTSDRMLAERVAEERATVATYTVDRLAFSPSPPLIAAMIDFDGGGRAGVEITDAGPDDIAIGTRLEMTFRRLYTAENGVHNYFWKARPIREAGE, from the coding sequence ATGAGCGCCCTGGTCGGCTACGGAACCTACCTTCCGTATTGGCGTCTCGACGCTGCCAGCATCCGCGAGGTGCTCGGAAGCAGCGGCGGTAAGGGAACACGTGCCGTCGCGGCGTACGACGAGGACGCAACCACGATGGGCGTCGAAGCCGCCCGAGACGCGCTGGCCCACGCGCCGGAAGGGTTTGTGCCCGAGGCGCTCTACTTCGTAACGACCAGTCCCGCCTATGTCGACAAGACGAATGCGGCCGCCATCCACGCCGCGCTGGGACTGCCTCAACACGTCCCGGCATACGACTTCGGCGGGGCAACCCGATCCATCAGCGGCGTAATGGATTTGGTGCAAGCAAGTAGCCTTCCGGCGCTCGTCGTGGCGTCGGAGTTGCGCACCGGCCTACCCGGGAGTGCTGACGAGGCGACCGGCGGAGACGGAGCCGCGTGCTTCCTGTTCGGCGAGTCCAATGAAGCTCTGGTAGAAGTGCTGGCATCGGCATCGGCGACCGAAGAATTCCTGGATCGTTGGCGCGTACCAGGACAGGATGCGTCGCGGCTGTGGGAAGACCGTTTCGGCGAGTCGGCCTACCAGCCGCTGGGTCGGGCGGCCTTCACCGACGCGCTGAAGAAGGCGGGGCTCAGCGTAGCGGACGTCGACCACCTTGTCGTTACCGGATTGCACACGCGCGCAGTCCGCGCATTCACGAAATGGAGCGGAGTGCGTCCCGAGGCGCGGTCCGACGATTTGGTACCGCGGATCGGTAATACCGGTAGCGCGGCACCGGGAATCAGCTTGGCCCACATCCTCGATACAGCCGAGCCCGGGGCAGTGATCGTGAGCGTGGCGTTGGCCGACGGGGCCGACGTGGTGGTCATGCGTGCCACCGAACAGGCGGTATCGGCGCGTGCACAGCATCGACGTACCGTACGGCAGTTGATCGACGGCGAGCACGGACAGCTCAACTACGGGTCATTCTTGACCTGGCGCGGACGCCTGGATCGGGAGCCGCCACGACGGCCGAACCCACCGTCTCCGGCGGCCGGCCCATCGTTGCGCCGTCGGGATTGGAAGTTCGGGCTGACGGCAAGCCGCTGTGAAAACTGCGACACCCGTCATCTTCCCGCCGCGCGGGTGTGTGTTCAGTGCCGCACCAGCGATCGGATGCTGGCTGAGCGGGTCGCCGAGGAGCGAGCGACCGTGGCCACCTACACCGTCGACCGGCTGGCATTTTCACCGTCACCGCCTTTGATCGCGGCGATGATCGACTTCGACGGCGGCGGGCGGGCCGGCGTTGAGATCACCGACGCCGGACCTGACGACATCGCGATCGGCACGCGCCTCGAGATGACGTTCCGCCGGCTGTATACCGCTGAAAACGGTGTGCACAACTACTTTTGGAAAGCACGTCCGATTCGAGAGGCAGGTGAATAG
- a CDS encoding enoyl-CoA hydratase/isomerase family protein: MSANIIVQRSDGVVHVSLNRPARKNAMLPEMWAELTAIIAEIENCSRDRVLVLTGEGGSFCTGADIAARHERTTDRSAVMTPERLLADIKQCVLSLTEMSKPSIAAVDGIAAGGGCNLALACDLVVASGRAQFSEIFVRRGLTVDTGGSWILPRLIGSARARRLVLLGEVVDAELAYQLGLVTHLVPSGDFHTEVATIAGRLSETPAMTLAADKRLLAESPTGTLVEALDRETASQLEMLSQPHVVAARHEFLARQRGTGAADSPTSELPTGGGKVL; this comes from the coding sequence ATGAGCGCCAATATCATCGTTCAGCGATCCGACGGTGTGGTCCACGTATCGTTGAACAGGCCCGCGCGCAAGAACGCGATGCTGCCCGAGATGTGGGCGGAGCTCACCGCCATCATCGCCGAAATTGAGAACTGCTCCCGTGACCGCGTTCTGGTGCTTACTGGTGAGGGCGGGTCCTTCTGCACCGGAGCCGATATCGCGGCGCGCCATGAACGGACCACCGATCGTTCTGCGGTGATGACCCCCGAGCGACTGCTTGCCGACATCAAGCAATGCGTGCTGAGCCTGACCGAGATGTCGAAGCCCAGCATCGCCGCCGTCGACGGCATCGCCGCCGGTGGGGGATGCAACCTCGCGCTCGCCTGCGATCTCGTTGTCGCCAGCGGCCGGGCACAGTTCAGCGAGATCTTCGTACGCCGGGGACTCACCGTGGACACGGGTGGCTCCTGGATTCTGCCACGCCTGATCGGATCTGCCCGGGCACGCCGTTTGGTCTTGCTGGGCGAGGTGGTTGACGCCGAACTCGCCTATCAGTTAGGCCTCGTGACGCATCTGGTGCCCTCCGGTGACTTTCACACGGAGGTCGCGACGATCGCGGGCCGGCTCTCCGAGACCCCCGCCATGACACTTGCCGCAGACAAGCGGTTGCTCGCAGAGTCGCCCACGGGGACGTTGGTCGAAGCACTGGACCGCGAGACGGCGAGTCAGCTCGAGATGCTGAGTCAACCGCACGTGGTGGCCGCTCGACACGAGTTCTTGGCCCGTCAGCGTGGCACGGGCGCAGCAGATTCCCCGACGTCGGAATTACCAACAGGTGGAGGAAAGGTCTTGTGA
- a CDS encoding zinc-binding dehydrogenase: MLVEEVAVSPPGPHDVVVQLRAAGVCHTDAFVASGGVPCPPAILGHEGCGIVDWVGPEVTDFRVGDRVVGLTIPRCGTCANCRRGDSFLCDAAALYGPPRASRVDGTLLVATNGLGTFAEAMTVHRASVIGVECDLPDDQLALIGCAFMTGCGAVFNTAEVRAGSTVIVVGCGGVGQAVIQASRVANAARIVAVDPIAAKRALALRSGATDAYDPDGASLSEIADAAGLDGADYVFDTIGSPQTLHNSYLALRRGGTVVVIGVGAIRTEIRIPGTLVVDAKRVIGCVFGSADVDRNFPYIIDLAERGHLDISSVVTETVALDGVDAAMRALDSGKTLRTVIGFG; the protein is encoded by the coding sequence ATGTTGGTCGAGGAGGTAGCCGTTTCCCCGCCCGGGCCGCATGACGTCGTGGTGCAGCTGCGGGCGGCCGGTGTCTGCCACACCGACGCGTTCGTGGCCTCCGGAGGGGTTCCGTGCCCACCTGCGATCCTTGGACACGAAGGCTGCGGGATTGTCGACTGGGTGGGCCCGGAGGTAACCGACTTCCGGGTGGGTGACCGTGTTGTTGGCCTGACGATTCCGCGGTGTGGAACGTGCGCAAACTGTCGCCGCGGGGACTCATTCCTGTGCGATGCCGCGGCGTTGTACGGTCCGCCGCGCGCCAGCCGCGTCGACGGCACGCTGTTGGTCGCCACGAATGGTTTGGGCACCTTCGCCGAAGCCATGACCGTTCACCGCGCGAGCGTCATCGGCGTCGAGTGCGACCTTCCCGACGATCAGCTCGCGCTGATCGGTTGCGCCTTCATGACCGGATGCGGGGCGGTATTCAACACCGCCGAGGTGCGGGCGGGCTCAACTGTGATCGTCGTGGGTTGCGGCGGCGTGGGCCAGGCGGTGATTCAGGCAAGCCGCGTCGCCAATGCCGCGCGGATCGTCGCCGTAGATCCGATCGCCGCCAAGCGGGCATTGGCGCTCCGATCGGGCGCCACCGATGCCTACGACCCCGACGGCGCCTCATTGTCAGAGATCGCGGATGCTGCCGGGTTGGACGGTGCAGACTATGTTTTCGACACCATCGGCTCACCCCAGACGCTCCACAACTCGTATCTCGCGCTGCGGCGCGGAGGCACCGTCGTGGTGATCGGGGTTGGAGCCATCCGAACCGAGATCCGGATACCGGGCACGTTGGTCGTGGACGCCAAGCGAGTGATCGGATGTGTCTTCGGTAGCGCCGACGTCGACCGCAACTTTCCCTACATCATCGATCTCGCGGAGCGCGGCCACCTTGACATCTCCTCGGTCGTAACGGAGACCGTCGCGCTCGACGGGGTCGACGCCGCAATGCGTGCACTGGACTCCGGCAAGACCCTACGCACGGTAATCGGGTTCGGGTGA